The Aspergillus fumigatus Af293 chromosome 7, whole genome shotgun sequence genome includes the window CAGTCCCCCAAGCTTCTGTCTGTCTGCTTCAAGATCCGCAACTAAGGTCGTCGCAAGACTTCGGATTTTGTCTACAAATCCGGGCCAGTCAAAACGGCAGGAGGAGGATTCGTATCCGAAGGACAGAACTCGCGCGTGGGGTATGTGTTTCGGGATCAAGTCTTTTAGCCAGAGCGTCCCAGTCTCGGGACCACTCCACGCGGTTATTGAGTCTCCATTCAATCCGTGGACGGCGACGATACTAACAACTAGATTGTTAGCTGATTTGGCCTGGCTAAAGGCTGGTATCGCCTGTTCAAGAGACGCTGATACTCGACCGCACTCTTCCATTCAGCTTCCGAGTTAGTTTCGTGGTCTGGGCTCAGCTCATGCAGGTGAAGGATCCCCAAGGACACAAGGGCCATTTTGCCATAAAATCAGAGCCATATGAACTCTGGAGGGATAGGAAAACAAGCAACAGGTATACATGGAGTCATGGGCTGTACAATCATACATCCCAGGCCACATAGATATACATGTCTTAGGCCTCCATGGGAATTCCACTAATGCAGTGCTATCCGGTTGCAAACTTGCAGTTTAGTAAGGTCTCAGAAAAGGCCGACAAGGTCTTGGGATATGTAGGGTCAATTTGAGACCCCGATGAGGCTTTAAGCCACTATACAAATATAGTAAGGTGAAGAACCTCAGTAAGGTCCACAGTCTTAACTATACTCTTCATTGGCTACCGAATTTACCACCTCAACATTGGGGTGATTAGGGAGTAGAGAGATAGAATTGAGGAATTTCTTTTTAGAATATCATAGAGAAGTACAGAAGCTCATTAAGGTCTCAAACATATTCCCCCTCCCCTCTACTAGATGACTAGATATGCAGGTTCCCCTTTTTTCAGCAGGTCAAAGACAGAATGACAAATACCGTACCTTACACAGACAAACAACACATGAGTTGTTTACTTCTTTATCTTGTTGATCATAGGGCATGCATTTTATCACATTGTAATAGCACGATATAGATCTTTCCAGGCAAGCAGGGCAGAGATGAACGGACTTTCTGGACAATTCACCTAACAGTCAACAGGACATTGCATTCGGACATCAACACGGCTGTGAGCTTCCTCCAGAGCTGACGAAGAACTGGCCCCTGGGGCTCGATCGGATCAAGGAACTGTGGACGGCAAATACAGAGGGCCACCTCCTCGCATTCTTGTGCTCTGTAGCAGAGAAGTATGAGCCCGGCAACAGCATCACTCAATACTTTTTATTCGGTCCGAGAGCCTTTCACATTTTGCAGCCAGAGAGTGTGGAGGCGATTCTTTCTACCAATTTCAAAGGTTTGCATGGCTACCTGCATCAGTTCTACCTTTCTCACGCCATCTAGACTATGGCTTTGGTGCACGAGCAGCTATATTTGCTCCACGTCTGGGCAACGGCATTTTCACTCAAGAAGGTCCCGCCTGGAGACATTCTCGAGATCTTTTACGCAAACAGTTTTCTCGAGTCCAGAATCGCATTCTTGAACATTTCCACGAGCATGTTGACAACATGGTAGCTCGCCTACCATTGGATGGAGTCGTCGATCTTCAACCACTATTCTTCAACCTGACCCTCGACATAGCGACAGCGCTTCTATTCGGAAGATCAGTGTACAGCTTATTGGCCGGTATTGATCAAGACGCCGACAATGGGCTCTTTGCCGAGGGCTTTAATATCGCCCAGGACGGCCTAGCAAAGCGATTTCGTATCGCACCCTGGCACTTCCTCTACAACCCTCCCGGATTTCGAAAAGCTTGTGGCGATGTTCACCGATTTGTCGAACAGTACATCGATCAGTTGGACTTGGAAAATAGCGAGGACCTGGATGATAAAACTTATGGCTTTATCAAGCGGGTAGCACACGAGTCTGCCAGCCGACAGCATCTTCGCGATCAACTACTCAATGTGCTTCTGGCAGGAAGGGATACCACAGCCTGTTGCCTTTCGTGGACATTGTATGTGGCGCTAGTCGAGGAATTTCACTGAGCTGTCATTAACTGTGAGTGAACAGTCGGTTACTTGTTCACCATGAGCAAGCAATGATTCGCCTGCGAGAGGAGATAGCCTCGGTGATGGGGGACTCTGCGCATCCAACGAAGGAGCAAATCAGAAAGATGCCCTATCTCTCCTGCGTCATTAAAGAAAGTAAGTATTCCTTCCCTTCAATTCCGTCTCCTGTGACTAAGGAAGTGAGGTCTTCGTCTttaccccccccccccccccccgtTCCACTGAATAACCGTGAAGCCATTCGGACAACGATTTTACCTACTGGTGGTGGCCCTGACGCAGATCGTCCCATACTAGTCAGGAAAGGGGAGCTCGTTGTCTTTTTTCAATATGTAAATTCGCGCAAAAAGAATATCTATGGTCCTGACGCAGACTGCTTCCGTCCGGAGAGATGGGAAACGGGCGAGCTGGATCATATTGGGTGGGCATATTTTCCTTTCAACGGAGGCCCGCGGCAGTGCCTTGGGGAGAATTTCGCCCTGATGGAAGTTTCATACACAGTTGTGAGGCTATTGCAGACCTTTTCATCCATCATCCTGCCAAAGGGGCAGCCGATCGAGCCTGTTGGGAGCGAAAGACAGCGCCTCACTCTGGTTCTTTCAAGTGCCGATGGTTGTAAGGTGCAAATCCATTCCTGATAGCACGGTGCTGCCTTAGCAAGAACATCTCGCTAGGAAACAGTCTCATGGGTCAAGCAGCACTTTTATGATTCCTCCGCAAATTGTGTCCCTTGCATTGTTGATTACGACGCTGTATAGTATATGTTGGGAAGTCATATTTTTGTAGGCATCTCGACAGAATCTCTACCGGTCAAGGCCTTTTTTTCAATGATATTCATTACTACTGGAAGCGAATTGCTTCCAAGATATTTGCCCTGGGATGGAACAAGTACAAGAGATGGTGATGCCTGAAATGATCTTTTGTTTTTCCTCTACTGTAGATAGCCGGGAGGAGAACAGTCAATTCGCTTCTTTGGTACATGACTTAGCCCCCCCTCTCCTTACCTTCCTTTATTATATCTAAGGGCGTCATACTAGTGATGCACCGGCCCACCCTATTCCGTCCCGTCGGACGTGTTTCGCACCAGTTGAAGCACTCTGATTGTCTCATCCCCTGACACCTGACCACCTAGCTACTTCGTTTGGCCGGGCAACTTGGTGGTTTCGGGTCATGCGAAGAGTACTTGAGCCGCTGATGTTCTAGATTCCCTCTACTCTGCGCTGTGGACTGGTATTTCCATCATCTTGCATGTGATGCAATATGGAGCATTGGAGACAAAGACGAAATTCTGGATGATCTCGCACTTGTCAAGCAGCCAACAGGTCCAGTTCTTTCCCAACGTAGAGATAATACAAGCCACGTACCAAGTGAGATCGCAAAGTCGACATATGCTACGTAGATGTGCAGAGACgttccaaaaaaaaaaaaaaaaaagccaGACTTTGGGGGAGGGTGCGCCGCTAATATTCTTCTATTTCACTACTACGCTCACACGGGCCTAGAGTCGATTGGTCCCCCGTATCTGTAAGGAGAAGATTGTGTGCCCCTCGTGAACGAGGGAGATCAATGGGTCTCCTGAAATCGAAGTGCGTATCTCCGGGCCGGATGCTTCTCAGAAGATCCGTGGCCTGATACACTTGGCTTTCGTGAAGTACGGTCAACGCCCTTTCGTGTCTGGCACGAATGGCTTCGGGTGCCTCCCGAGAATAGCGACGGATGGCGGAAATCGCAGTTCGGAAGCCTTGCAGGCTGGGATGATTGAACTTGCACATTCCCCTGTGATCTGCAGCAATGCCGCATCTTTCGGTATTTTCAAGTATCGGCGCGGCACTCGCTTCCTCCACGATCAGATCCTTGGTATACTTGAGATCcgtctcctcctcttcccaaaAGAAATAGATGCGAAACTCGGCCATGACAGGTGCAAACTGGTCGGAAATATTCTGAAGGATTTCGGATTGCTCCTCAAGCGCTTTTACAAGACGGGTCGCAAAGTTTGCGGCTTTCTTTGGTATTGCAAGCTGAGCAATTTTTTTTGCAAATTTGCAAGCAGTCGAGCTTTTCTTGACCCGTGGTATGGTGTTTCGAAAAAGAGAATCCAGTAGGTGCTGGTATAGATCGATTGAATGTGAGCGGACCTGGGGCTCTTTCGGCTGGCGGAGTAAGATAGGGCCTGCAACTCGGTTTGTTAGCCGTAAGCGGAGGACAGTCATTCGGGGTAGGACTAGTTCAGCGTACTCTCTTGACTATAACTTCTCCAAGGGAGTGGCATATGAAAATTATGGGTCTCGAAGTTGCCTCCCCCAACTAGCGACGGTGTACCATGAGTCGAAAAAGTCAAGCAAACGACCGTAGCCGAAAGAACAAGGAACCCACCTCTCGATCAGCTATTAGGTTAGATACAAGAGTCTGAGCATGTCCCAAAATTCCGTTTGCCCTTGTTGGGCCCGTGATGGACGACACGTTCGCGTTATAGCCCCAGGACAGGACCCGTGCCTTCGAAACATACTTTGGCAAGAAGTCTGGGTGACTTAGCCAGCATATGTTCTCTGGTCGAGCTGTCCACGTCTCGACGGCATGGCCGTTTCAGCCGTGGACCGCAACAATACTTTATGACGAGAATTGTTAGCTTTATCGCGCCGGGAGAAAGGAGGAGTGTTATTACTTACTCTACCTCTGCCGTTCCATCACTTGGGCAGTAAAGCTGCTGAATCACAAGCATTCTCCGTGACATGTCCATAGCTGCTTACTCTCCTGGGGATACCTGGACACTAAGGTAGTATGCTTATCTGTTCATGGGGGGAGTTCACGCCATTTAAGTCACCTTCATTTTGGATCGGGTGCTGTAAGTAGGATCGTCCAGGGACACAGTTAGATGGTGCACTACACCTGCAAGTGCTCACAGATTTGCTCGCACAAGCATGTTTTCTATGGGGTCAAATTTCTTTGATTGATAATATGCAAATATCTTCATTGGCGGATGTGATGATCCGAAACCTCATGGTTTGTATCCAACCATACCTGGAAGTATTTCGCCACAAGGCTGGAATCGCTGCACCACGGAGTA containing:
- a CDS encoding cytochrome P450 translates to MTNTDIAFGHQHGCELPPELTKNWPLGLDRIKELWTANTEGHLLAFLCSVAEKYEPGNSITQYFLFGPRAFHILQPESVEAILSTNFKDYGFGARAAIFAPRLGNGIFTQEGPAWRHSRDLLRKQFSRVQNRILEHFHEHVDNMVARLPLDGVVDLQPLFFNLTLDIATALLFGRSVYSLLAGIDQDADNGLFAEGFNIAQDGLAKRFRIAPWHFLYNPPGFRKACGDVHRFVEQYIDQLDLENSEDLDDKTYGFIKRVAHESASRQHLRDQLLNVLLAGRDTTACCLSWTFRLLVHHEQAMIRLREEIASVMGDSAHPTKEQIRKMPYLSCVIKESKYSFPSIPSPVTKEVRSSSLPPPPPPVPLNNREAIRTTILPTGGGPDADRPILVRKGELVVFFQYVNSRKKNIYGPDADCFRPERWETGELDHIGWAYFPFNGGPRQCLGENFALMEVSYTVVRLLQTFSSIILPKGQPIEPVGSERQRLTLVLSSADGCKVQIHS